One region of Fervidobacterium sp. genomic DNA includes:
- a CDS encoding STAS domain-containing protein, which yields MAIKFDKREVSGKLVVSIHGEIDAYHSGEVKKFLKDVITETKLSKVVLDMSEVNYIDSAGLGSLVALYKDARMAEKELILAALKQTVMRIFEMTRLDRVFKIVSTVEEA from the coding sequence ATGGCTATCAAATTTGATAAAAGGGAAGTTTCTGGGAAACTTGTAGTTTCTATACATGGAGAGATTGATGCTTATCACTCTGGGGAGGTTAAGAAATTCTTAAAAGATGTCATTACAGAGACTAAACTGAGCAAGGTAGTGCTTGATATGTCCGAAGTTAACTACATAGACAGTGCTGGACTTGGGAGTCTTGTCGCATTGTACAAAGATGCCAGAATGGCGGAAAAGGAACTTATACTTGCAGCTCTTAAACAGACTGTAATGAGAATATTTGAAATGACAAGACTTGATAGGGTGTTTAAAATAGTTTCCACTGTAGAGGAGGCTTAA
- the cmk gene encoding (d)CMP kinase produces the protein MYCKIAIDGPAGSGKTTVAKLIAQKLNIDYLDTGAMYRIIGLYLHNLGVDPKESNLDEFLKDLIIDYSNGTFYLNGKKIEEEIRTPEAGMYASMYAANPQVRKHLTKMQQEICKNKSIVAEGRDIGTVVMPDARVKIFLVASPEIRAQRRYKELKEKGIDVSYDELLTQIKKRDENDSTREVAPLIKPHDAIEIDTSNLTIEQVVEKILQIVKERCCIS, from the coding sequence TTGTATTGCAAAATAGCAATAGACGGACCTGCCGGTTCCGGTAAAACTACTGTTGCAAAACTAATAGCCCAAAAATTAAATATTGACTATCTTGACACTGGTGCAATGTACCGAATAATAGGGCTTTACTTGCATAATCTGGGGGTTGATCCGAAGGAGAGTAACTTGGATGAGTTTTTAAAAGATTTAATCATCGACTATTCGAATGGTACATTTTATTTAAACGGTAAAAAGATTGAAGAGGAGATAAGAACTCCAGAAGCTGGAATGTATGCATCAATGTATGCGGCAAATCCACAAGTAAGAAAACATCTTACTAAGATGCAACAAGAAATATGTAAAAATAAGAGTATAGTAGCCGAAGGTAGGGATATAGGAACCGTAGTAATGCCTGATGCAAGGGTAAAGATATTCCTTGTTGCCTCACCGGAAATAAGGGCACAAAGACGTTACAAAGAACTAAAAGAAAAAGGGATAGACGTTAGTTACGATGAGTTACTTACCCAAATCAAAAAAAGAGACGAAAATGACTCAACTCGTGAAGTAGCACCATTAATAAAGCCACACGATGCAATAGAAATAGACACATCAAATTTGACAATAGAGCAAGTTGTAGAGAAAATATTACAGATTGTAAAAGAAAGGTGCTGTATATCATGA
- a CDS encoding bifunctional 4-hydroxy-3-methylbut-2-enyl diphosphate reductase/30S ribosomal protein S1, whose product MSLEVVKGPIGFCFGVKNAIDEIVKRLENGEILFTDGDIVHNNNVLEKLKILGLRYEPQGNCRFVVRAHGLPPDKIAEISKKYEIVDLTCPIVSENFRLATKLCNDGYRVVVFGKKDHPEMIALSGYVNNAIVTTESLTLPDDKIAVISQTTSSQEDFVKFVEEMHSKNRGKEIKVLNTICKVTIDREKAVNQLAKLCNLVIVVGGKNSSNTKKLYEISSKITLSLHVENIKEFINSLNETNLGELLKDEKIKVGLISGTSTDSSDVDKIASYLIENYGGRELYMADLNNISKEELLEKNVEDSFEQLLSEYESTNQVGRGRIVEGVVTQISSTGLAVDLGGKVTGFVPLEELFREINEYKVGDKVKARVEKIDENEGTAILSEKKPMERFVLEEIRKAKESGKAVHGKIVERIKGGYKVILENIVEAFLPGSESNIKEDEEIPKGKVQFAVLSFEIRGRKANIVVSRRKLFQKLIEEFYNNRKPGDVIEGIVEDVDEKGAVIRVAGVTTGYIPNSEISYNTSVKAKDVLNIGKIMKFLIKEINSEKKRLILSLKALLPDPWENVPKKYQVGQIVTGVVTSVKPFGFFAKLEDGVEGFIPIEEVFWQRKGNINEVVSNGDFVRLQVLEVNPEKRQIKLSYKSVIGDPWENLSAKMPEGSIAQGKVIKVLPKGVIIEIEPEVTAFCNISEISWNFVDKVEDVIKENTIVRFQILNIDRNNKRIHVSIRKAMPNPWENFAKIHKEGDVVRAKIIKSMEKGYIGLCENIEVYIPKSQVYENLNLGDEIDGKIIKLEQQKDIYKIIVSPKAYEHSFVNQERSSDFGKVNVEVKIPNDSKIQRESTDGANSRQE is encoded by the coding sequence ATGAGTTTGGAAGTTGTAAAGGGACCAATAGGATTTTGCTTTGGGGTGAAAAATGCAATTGATGAGATAGTTAAACGTCTTGAAAATGGTGAGATATTATTCACAGATGGAGATATAGTACACAATAACAATGTACTCGAGAAACTTAAGATACTTGGATTAAGATATGAACCACAGGGCAACTGTCGATTTGTTGTAAGAGCACACGGCTTACCGCCAGATAAAATTGCTGAAATCAGTAAAAAATACGAAATAGTTGATTTAACATGTCCAATAGTTAGTGAAAACTTTAGATTGGCAACAAAGTTGTGTAATGACGGTTATCGTGTAGTTGTTTTCGGAAAGAAGGATCATCCTGAAATGATTGCATTATCAGGTTATGTAAATAACGCTATAGTTACAACTGAATCCTTAACTTTACCTGATGATAAGATTGCAGTAATTAGTCAAACCACAAGTTCGCAAGAAGATTTCGTCAAATTTGTTGAAGAAATGCATTCTAAAAATAGAGGAAAGGAAATAAAAGTATTAAACACGATATGCAAAGTTACAATCGATAGAGAAAAGGCTGTAAATCAGTTAGCTAAATTATGCAATTTAGTAATCGTTGTTGGTGGAAAAAATAGTTCAAATACAAAAAAACTGTACGAAATATCCTCAAAAATCACTTTGAGCTTGCACGTTGAAAATATCAAAGAGTTTATAAACAGTTTAAACGAAACAAACCTTGGAGAACTACTCAAAGATGAAAAAATAAAAGTTGGATTAATAAGTGGCACATCAACAGATTCAAGCGATGTTGACAAAATAGCTTCATACCTTATTGAAAACTACGGTGGGAGGGAACTTTACATGGCGGATTTGAACAACATCTCGAAGGAAGAGCTTCTTGAGAAAAACGTTGAAGATTCGTTCGAACAACTTCTGAGTGAATACGAAAGTACAAATCAGGTGGGAAGGGGAAGGATCGTTGAAGGTGTTGTAACACAAATTTCATCAACAGGTTTGGCTGTCGATCTTGGTGGAAAAGTTACTGGATTTGTGCCGTTAGAAGAACTTTTCAGAGAAATTAATGAGTATAAAGTTGGAGATAAGGTAAAGGCACGTGTGGAAAAAATAGACGAAAACGAAGGTACAGCAATACTTTCTGAAAAAAAGCCAATGGAAAGGTTTGTTCTTGAAGAAATAAGGAAAGCCAAAGAAAGTGGTAAAGCGGTTCATGGAAAGATAGTTGAACGTATAAAAGGAGGATACAAAGTAATTCTTGAAAACATCGTGGAAGCGTTTCTTCCAGGTAGTGAGTCAAACATAAAAGAAGATGAAGAAATACCAAAAGGAAAGGTTCAGTTTGCGGTTTTGTCTTTCGAAATCAGAGGTAGAAAAGCAAATATAGTGGTCTCAAGAAGGAAACTGTTCCAAAAATTAATTGAAGAATTTTACAACAATAGAAAGCCTGGAGATGTAATAGAAGGTATTGTTGAAGACGTAGATGAAAAAGGGGCAGTGATAAGAGTAGCTGGTGTTACGACTGGGTATATACCGAACAGCGAAATTTCTTACAACACTTCTGTAAAAGCAAAGGATGTATTGAACATAGGAAAAATAATGAAATTCTTAATAAAAGAGATAAACTCTGAAAAGAAAAGGCTAATACTCAGCTTGAAAGCTTTGTTGCCAGATCCATGGGAAAATGTACCTAAAAAATATCAAGTTGGTCAGATAGTAACCGGTGTTGTAACTTCAGTAAAGCCTTTCGGTTTCTTTGCCAAATTGGAAGATGGTGTTGAAGGATTCATTCCTATAGAGGAAGTTTTCTGGCAAAGAAAGGGAAACATTAATGAAGTCGTTAGTAACGGTGATTTTGTAAGACTACAAGTCTTGGAAGTTAACCCGGAAAAGCGTCAGATAAAGTTGAGCTACAAGAGTGTAATTGGTGATCCTTGGGAAAATTTATCAGCCAAAATGCCCGAAGGGAGTATAGCGCAAGGTAAGGTAATAAAGGTACTTCCAAAAGGAGTCATTATAGAAATAGAACCTGAAGTAACTGCCTTTTGTAACATTTCCGAGATCTCATGGAATTTCGTTGATAAAGTTGAAGATGTCATTAAAGAAAACACAATTGTTCGTTTTCAAATTCTTAACATAGATCGTAACAACAAAAGAATACACGTAAGTATTAGAAAAGCGATGCCAAATCCGTGGGAAAACTTTGCAAAAATTCACAAAGAAGGAGATGTCGTAAGAGCTAAAATTATAAAGTCTATGGAAAAAGGATACATTGGTCTTTGTGAAAACATAGAAGTATACATACCGAAATCACAAGTTTACGAAAACTTAAACTTAGGCGATGAAATAGATGGTAAAATAATAAAGCTTGAGCAACAAAAGGATATTTACAAAATTATAGTGAGTCCAAAAGCGTATGAACACTCTTTTGTTAACCAAGAGCGAAGTAGTGATTTTGGAAAGGTAAACGTGGAGGTAAAAATTCCGAATGACTCAAAAATTCAGAGAGAAAGTACCGACGGTGCTAATAGTAGGCAAGAGTAA